One genomic segment of Streptococcus salivarius includes these proteins:
- a CDS encoding esterase family protein: protein MNIEHLSHWSGQLNREMYVNRYGHAGIPVVVFASSGGSHNEYYDFGMIDACARFIEEGRVQFFTLSSVDSESWLCDWKNPHDRAEMHRAYERYVIEEAIPFIKHKTGWFDPMMTTGCSMGAYHALNFFLQHPDVFNKVVALSGVYDARFFVGEFGGDEAIYQNSPSDYIWNQNDGWFIDRYRQAEIIVCTGLGAWEQDGLPSYYKLKEAFEQKNIPAWFSEWGHDVAHDWEWWRKQMPYFLDNMNL, encoded by the coding sequence ATGAATATCGAACATCTTAGCCACTGGAGTGGTCAACTTAATCGTGAAATGTATGTTAACCGTTATGGGCACGCTGGTATCCCTGTTGTGGTTTTTGCTTCATCAGGTGGTAGCCATAACGAATACTATGACTTCGGTATGATTGATGCTTGTGCACGTTTTATCGAAGAAGGGCGCGTACAATTCTTTACGCTGTCAAGTGTGGACAGTGAAAGCTGGCTTTGTGATTGGAAAAATCCACACGATCGTGCTGAAATGCATCGTGCTTATGAACGTTATGTTATTGAAGAAGCTATTCCATTTATCAAACACAAAACTGGTTGGTTTGATCCAATGATGACAACAGGATGTTCAATGGGTGCTTACCATGCGCTTAATTTCTTCTTGCAACATCCTGATGTTTTCAATAAAGTAGTAGCTCTTAGTGGTGTCTACGATGCTCGTTTCTTTGTGGGTGAGTTTGGAGGGGATGAAGCTATTTACCAAAATTCCCCATCAGATTATATCTGGAACCAAAATGATGGTTGGTTTATCGACCGCTACCGTCAAGCTGAAATCATCGTATGTACAGGTCTTGGTGCTTGGGAACAAGATGGTCTTCCTTCTTACTATAAACTTAAGGAAGCCTTTGAACAAAAGAATATTCCAGCCTGGTTCTCTGAGTGGGGCCATGATGTCGCTCACGATTGGGAATGGTGGCGTAAACAAATGCCTTATTTCCTTGACAATATGAACCTATAA
- a CDS encoding DEAD/DEAH box helicase yields MFKNFPEQWQDLLKEKGITTETAIQKELFAPITEGDNVLGISPTGTGKTLAYLLPLLLSLKPKKAQQLLILAPNSELAGQIFDVTKQWAEPLGLTAQLFLSGSSQKRQIERLKKGPEILIGTPGRVFELIKLKKIKMMNVNTIVLDEFDELLSDSQYHFVTKISHHVPRDHQMIYISATNKIDDQVLVENTIVYDLSDQELDTIKHYYISVDKRNRVELLRKFSNIPDFRGLVFFNSLSDLGATEERLQFNGASAVSLASDINVKFRKVILEKFKNHEISLLLGTDLLARGIDIENLEVVINFDIPRDREAYTHRAGRTGRMGNEGSVISLVTHPEDLKKLKKFAKVSELVIKNQELHEK; encoded by the coding sequence ATGTTTAAAAACTTTCCTGAACAATGGCAAGACCTCCTTAAAGAAAAAGGAATCACTACAGAGACTGCCATTCAAAAAGAACTCTTTGCACCAATCACTGAAGGAGACAATGTCCTAGGTATCAGTCCTACAGGAACAGGTAAAACCCTTGCCTACCTTCTTCCACTTCTTCTTTCACTCAAGCCAAAAAAAGCTCAACAACTGCTTATCCTAGCACCTAATTCTGAACTTGCTGGACAGATTTTTGATGTAACCAAACAATGGGCTGAGCCACTAGGACTCACTGCCCAACTCTTCCTTTCTGGCTCTAGTCAAAAACGACAAATTGAACGCCTGAAGAAAGGACCAGAAATTCTCATCGGAACCCCTGGCCGTGTTTTTGAGCTGATTAAACTCAAAAAAATCAAGATGATGAATGTCAACACCATCGTCCTCGATGAATTTGATGAGCTTCTCAGTGATAGCCAATACCACTTTGTGACAAAAATCAGCCACCATGTTCCTCGTGATCATCAAATGATCTATATTTCGGCAACCAACAAAATTGACGATCAAGTTCTTGTCGAAAATACTATCGTTTATGACTTATCTGATCAGGAATTAGATACTATTAAACATTATTATATCAGTGTTGATAAACGTAACCGTGTCGAACTTCTTCGTAAGTTCTCCAATATTCCTGATTTCCGTGGCCTTGTCTTTTTCAACAGTCTTTCTGACCTTGGGGCTACTGAAGAGCGCCTCCAATTTAACGGAGCTTCAGCAGTATCATTGGCTAGTGACATCAACGTCAAATTCCGTAAGGTTATCTTGGAAAAATTCAAGAACCATGAGATTTCACTCTTACTAGGTACTGACCTCTTGGCACGAGGCATCGATATTGAAAATCTGGAAGTGGTCATCAACTTCGATATTCCTCGAGACCGTGAAGCCTACACTCACCGTGCAGGTCGTACCGGCCGTATGGGAAATGAAGGTAGCGTCATTAGCTTGGTAACTCATCCAGAAGACCTCAAAAAACTTAAAAAATTCGCTAAAGTATCAGAACTGGTTATTAAAAACCAAGAGCTTCACGAAAAATAA
- a CDS encoding YiaA/YiaB family inner membrane protein: MNKVKKKVYRNTTSFNMMAWGSFAFFVILMLVGLYTLKEPLMVKGYYLMGCVGLISSSFTVSKVVRDNQEDEENYNKLIAQQTFEQ, translated from the coding sequence ATGAACAAAGTAAAGAAAAAAGTGTATCGTAACACAACATCTTTCAACATGATGGCATGGGGATCATTTGCCTTCTTCGTAATCTTGATGTTGGTAGGCCTCTATACCCTTAAAGAGCCTTTGATGGTTAAGGGTTACTACCTCATGGGATGTGTAGGATTGATTTCATCATCATTTACAGTATCTAAGGTTGTCCGTGATAACCAAGAAGATGAAGAAAACTATAACAAACTCATCGCTCAACAAACTTTCGAACAATAA
- a CDS encoding alpha/beta hydrolase has product MNKSYFYLVMKTHELEVPYTGKLRRVRVLLPKNYETDTDRSYPVVYFHDGQNVLYSKESFSGYSWKIIPTIKRNPDISRMIVVAIDNDGPGRMNEYSAWKYQESNIPGVQFGGKGVEYAEFVMDVVKPFIDKEYRTLSDRQHTAMIGSSLGGNITQFMGLDYKEQIGCLGVFSSANWLHQDAFDRYMSRQKLDADQRVYIYVGTEEADDTDKTLMAGNIKQAYIDSSLSYYHDLIARGVDLENIKIHIQSGAEHNEEAWAENLPDCLRFFAEKWD; this is encoded by the coding sequence ATGAATAAATCTTATTTTTACTTGGTTATGAAGACCCATGAATTAGAGGTGCCATACACTGGTAAACTTCGTCGTGTGCGTGTTCTTCTACCTAAGAACTATGAAACGGATACAGATCGTTCTTACCCTGTCGTGTATTTCCATGATGGTCAGAATGTTCTTTATAGTAAGGAGTCATTTTCGGGCTATTCTTGGAAGATTATCCCAACAATCAAGCGTAATCCTGATATTTCGCGCATGATTGTTGTAGCCATCGATAATGATGGTCCTGGCCGTATGAATGAGTATTCTGCGTGGAAGTACCAAGAATCTAATATCCCTGGTGTTCAGTTCGGAGGCAAGGGAGTAGAGTATGCGGAGTTTGTCATGGATGTGGTTAAACCCTTTATTGACAAGGAGTACCGTACCCTCTCAGACCGTCAGCATACAGCTATGATTGGTTCATCCCTTGGTGGTAATATCACTCAGTTTATGGGGCTTGATTATAAGGAGCAGATAGGTTGTCTTGGGGTATTTTCTTCAGCTAACTGGTTGCATCAAGATGCCTTTGATCGTTACATGTCGCGTCAAAAGCTCGATGCAGATCAACGTGTCTACATTTATGTAGGGACTGAGGAAGCTGATGATACTGACAAGACCTTGATGGCTGGTAACATTAAGCAGGCTTATATTGACTCTTCATTGAGCTATTACCATGATTTGATTGCTCGTGGGGTTGATTTGGAAAATATCAAGATTCACATTCAGTCTGGTGCTGAACACAATGAAGAAGCTTGGGCTGAGAATTTACCAGACTGTCTTCGTTTTTTCGCTGAAAAGTGGGACTAG
- the udk gene encoding uridine kinase produces the protein MPKKPIIIGVTGGSGGGKTSVSRAILSNFPDEKIAMIEHDSYYKDQSHLTFEERVSTNYDHPFAFDTDLMIEHINELIAGRPVDIPIYDYTQHTRSEKTYRQEPQDVFIVEGILVLEDKRLRDLMDIKLFVDTDDDIRIIRRIKRDMEERGRSLDSIIEQYISVVKPMYHQFIEPTKRYADVVIPEGVTNTVAIDLINTKVASILKESQKA, from the coding sequence ATGCCTAAAAAACCGATTATTATTGGGGTTACGGGTGGCTCTGGTGGCGGTAAGACCAGTGTTTCTCGTGCCATTCTATCAAATTTTCCAGATGAGAAAATTGCCATGATTGAGCATGATTCTTATTATAAGGATCAGTCACATTTGACTTTTGAAGAGCGTGTGTCAACGAACTACGACCATCCTTTTGCCTTTGATACAGATCTTATGATTGAACATATCAATGAGCTGATTGCTGGGCGTCCTGTAGATATTCCGATTTATGACTACACCCAACACACTCGCAGTGAAAAGACTTATCGTCAGGAACCACAGGATGTCTTCATTGTTGAAGGGATTTTGGTACTTGAGGATAAACGTTTGCGTGATTTGATGGATATCAAGCTTTTTGTAGATACTGATGATGACATTCGTATTATCCGTCGTATCAAGCGTGATATGGAAGAGCGTGGCCGTAGCTTGGATAGTATCATTGAGCAATATATCAGTGTGGTTAAACCTATGTACCACCAGTTTATCGAACCTACGAAACGCTACGCAGATGTGGTGATTCCTGAAGGTGTCACAAATACTGTTGCTATCGACTTGATTAATACTAAGGTAGCAAGCATTTTGAAAGAAAGTCAGAAAGCCTAA
- a CDS encoding ABC-F family ATP-binding cassette domain-containing protein, whose translation MIILQGNKIERSFSGDVLFDNINIQVDERDRIALVGRNGAGKSTLLKILVGEEAPTSGEINTKRDLNLSYLAQDSRFESSNTIYAEMLNVFSDLRADEKRLRDMEMKMAELTGIELDKLMTDYDRLSEDFRQRGGFTYESDIRAILNGFKFDESMWEMPISDLSGGQNTRLALAKMLLEKPELLVLDEPTNHLDIETIAWLENYLVNYQGALIIVSHDRYFLDKVATVTLDLTKHSLDRYVGNYSKFMDLKAEKLATEAKNFEKQQKEIAKLEDFVNRNIVRASTTKRAQARRKQLEKMERLDKPTEGQKSANMTFHADKVSGNVVLTVRDAAIGYDDEILSEPISLDVKKMDAIAIVGPNGIGKTTFIKSVVGKLPFIKGTSTYGANVEVGYYDQTQSALTPSNTVLDELWNDFATTPEVEIRNRLGAFLFSGDDVKKSVSMLSGGEKARLLLAKLSMENNNFLILDEPTNHLDIDSKEVLENALIDFDGTLLFVSHDRYFINRVATKVMEISEDGATIYLGDYDYYLEKKAELEELARLEAEENQVSEEVQVASAGASDYQAQKANQKEMRKLSRRIEQIENELETIEERLEEISAAMLETNEVVELSDLQKELDDLSVSQEALMEEWSDLSEQLEG comes from the coding sequence ATGATTATTTTACAAGGAAACAAGATTGAGCGCTCTTTCTCAGGAGATGTGCTCTTTGATAATATTAATATTCAGGTAGATGAACGTGATCGTATTGCCCTGGTTGGCCGTAACGGTGCTGGGAAATCAACCTTATTGAAAATCTTGGTTGGAGAGGAAGCGCCGACGAGTGGTGAAATCAATACAAAACGTGATTTGAATTTGTCTTACTTGGCTCAGGATAGTCGCTTTGAGTCTAGCAATACCATCTATGCGGAAATGTTAAATGTCTTTTCAGACCTACGTGCAGATGAAAAACGTCTGCGTGACATGGAAATGAAGATGGCCGAGTTGACTGGGATAGAATTGGACAAGTTAATGACTGACTACGATCGCCTTTCCGAGGATTTCAGACAGCGTGGTGGTTTTACCTATGAATCTGATATCAGAGCTATTCTCAATGGTTTTAAGTTTGATGAAAGCATGTGGGAGATGCCCATTTCCGATCTTTCTGGAGGGCAAAACACGCGCCTGGCTTTGGCGAAAATGCTGCTTGAGAAGCCTGAGCTCTTGGTACTGGACGAACCGACCAACCACTTGGATATCGAGACCATTGCCTGGTTGGAAAATTACTTGGTCAATTATCAGGGAGCTCTAATCATTGTCAGTCACGACCGTTATTTTTTGGACAAGGTGGCGACAGTAACCCTGGATTTGACCAAACATAGTTTAGATCGTTATGTCGGAAACTATTCAAAATTCATGGATCTCAAGGCTGAAAAATTGGCTACTGAAGCAAAGAACTTCGAAAAGCAACAAAAGGAAATTGCTAAGCTGGAGGACTTTGTTAATCGTAATATTGTCCGTGCCTCTACAACTAAGCGTGCTCAAGCCCGTCGTAAACAGCTAGAGAAAATGGAACGTCTGGATAAGCCAACAGAAGGTCAAAAGTCAGCTAATATGACTTTCCATGCGGATAAGGTCTCTGGGAATGTGGTCTTGACTGTGAGGGATGCTGCCATTGGTTATGACGATGAGATTCTCTCAGAGCCGATTTCCCTGGATGTTAAGAAGATGGATGCCATTGCTATTGTGGGACCTAATGGTATAGGGAAAACAACCTTTATCAAGTCGGTAGTAGGTAAGCTGCCATTTATCAAGGGAACATCAACTTATGGTGCCAATGTTGAAGTGGGTTACTATGACCAAACCCAATCTGCCTTGACACCGTCCAACACTGTTCTTGATGAGTTGTGGAATGATTTTGCGACAACTCCTGAAGTTGAGATTCGTAACCGTCTGGGAGCCTTTCTCTTCTCAGGAGATGATGTCAAAAAGTCGGTTTCTATGCTTTCGGGTGGTGAGAAGGCTCGCCTGCTCCTAGCTAAATTATCAATGGAAAACAACAATTTCCTCATCCTAGATGAGCCGACCAACCACTTGGACATTGATAGTAAGGAAGTCTTGGAAAATGCCCTCATTGACTTTGATGGAACGCTTCTTTTTGTCAGCCACGACCGTTACTTTATCAACCGAGTGGCAACCAAAGTGATGGAAATTTCTGAGGATGGAGCAACCATTTATCTTGGAGACTACGATTACTACCTTGAGAAGAAGGCGGAGCTTGAAGAGTTAGCACGTCTTGAGGCAGAGGAAAATCAAGTATCAGAGGAAGTCCAAGTGGCTTCAGCGGGTGCTAGTGATTATCAAGCTCAAAAAGCCAATCAAAAAGAGATGCGTAAACTAAGTCGACGCATTGAGCAAATTGAAAATGAGCTAGAGACAATTGAGGAACGCTTGGAGGAAATTTCTGCTGCCATGCTTGAAACAAATGAAGTGGTGGAATTGTCTGACTTGCAGAAAGAGCTGGATGACTTATCAGTTTCTCAAGAAGCTCTGATGGAAGAGTGGAGTGATTTATCAGAACAATTGGAAGGTTAA
- a CDS encoding ATP-grasp domain-containing protein, with product MNYLVISPYYPQNFQQFTVELANKGITVLGIGQEPYEQLDQPLKDALTEYFRVDNLENLDEVKRAVAFLFYKHGPIDRIESHNEYWLELDAALREQFNVFGAKPEDLKKTKFKSEMKKLFQKAGVPVVPGAVIKTDEDVDKAVKEIGLPMIAKPDNGVGAAATFKLETEDDINHFKAEWDHETVYFFEKFVTSSEICTFDGLIDHDGNIVFSTTFDYAHTPLDLMIYKMDNSYYVLKDMDPKLRKYGEAIVKEFGMKERFFHIEFFRDGDDYIAIEYNNRPAGGFTIDVYNYAHSFDLYKGYADIVAGEPFPASQFEPLYCLATSRRVSSHYAYSEEELFDKYREQLKVKKIMPAAFAELQGDFLYMLTTPSREEMEQMIEDFGKKA from the coding sequence ATGAATTATCTTGTTATTTCACCATACTATCCACAAAACTTCCAACAGTTTACAGTTGAACTTGCTAATAAGGGAATCACTGTTCTTGGTATTGGTCAAGAGCCTTATGAACAGTTAGATCAACCTTTGAAAGATGCTTTGACAGAGTACTTCCGTGTAGATAATCTGGAAAACTTGGATGAAGTTAAGCGTGCCGTAGCCTTTCTTTTCTACAAACATGGTCCAATCGATCGTATCGAATCTCATAATGAATACTGGTTGGAATTGGATGCTGCTCTTCGTGAACAGTTCAATGTTTTTGGTGCTAAGCCAGAAGACCTTAAGAAGACTAAATTCAAGTCTGAAATGAAGAAACTCTTCCAAAAAGCTGGTGTTCCAGTTGTGCCAGGTGCTGTCATTAAAACTGACGAAGATGTGGATAAAGCTGTGAAAGAAATCGGTCTTCCAATGATTGCTAAGCCAGATAATGGGGTTGGTGCAGCTGCAACCTTCAAACTTGAAACAGAAGATGATATCAATCATTTCAAGGCTGAGTGGGACCATGAAACAGTTTATTTCTTTGAAAAATTTGTAACTTCAAGTGAAATCTGTACTTTCGATGGTTTGATTGACCATGATGGTAATATTGTTTTCTCAACAACTTTCGATTATGCCCACACTCCACTTGACTTGATGATTTACAAGATGGATAATTCTTACTACGTTCTTAAGGATATGGATCCTAAGTTACGTAAGTATGGTGAGGCAATTGTCAAAGAATTTGGTATGAAGGAACGTTTCTTCCATATTGAGTTCTTCCGTGATGGTGACGATTATATTGCTATTGAATATAATAACCGTCCAGCAGGTGGTTTCACAATCGACGTCTATAACTATGCTCATTCGTTTGATTTGTACAAGGGCTATGCGGATATCGTTGCTGGCGAACCATTCCCAGCTTCTCAGTTTGAGCCACTTTACTGTTTGGCTACTTCACGTCGTGTAAGCTCACACTATGCTTACTCAGAAGAAGAACTTTTTGATAAGTATCGTGAACAACTTAAAGTTAAGAAAATCATGCCTGCAGCCTTTGCAGAGTTGCAAGGTGACTTCCTTTATATGTTGACAACTCCAAGTCGTGAGGAAATGGAACAAATGATTGAGGACTTTGGTAAAAAAGCCTAA
- a CDS encoding alpha/beta fold hydrolase produces MEFKVKDGQIIYYRDLGKGFPIVFLHGNNLSGNYFGKQGILYRDYRLIFIDSRNHGRSSRQSVKMTFEQMAADLEEILQYLNIKKALFVGHSDGANLAMVYASRYPDRIAGLLLNAGNMTFNGLTRRSRFAVYIQYLCLKALSPFSSKMDIMAQVTGLMLHDLPLDRERLHQAAYPVWVVMGQRDVISIRHSREISELFPIHKLYVQRREGHRLAQRKYKIFNQMIRELVRISRKEVVA; encoded by the coding sequence ATGGAATTCAAAGTGAAAGATGGTCAAATCATCTATTATCGTGATCTCGGTAAAGGCTTTCCAATTGTTTTTTTGCATGGCAATAATTTGTCAGGAAATTACTTTGGTAAGCAAGGAATTCTGTATCGAGACTATCGTTTAATTTTCATTGATAGTCGTAATCACGGCAGGTCCAGTCGTCAAAGTGTTAAGATGACCTTTGAACAGATGGCTGCCGATTTGGAGGAAATTTTGCAATATTTGAATATCAAGAAGGCCTTATTTGTCGGTCATAGTGACGGTGCCAATTTGGCTATGGTTTATGCTAGTCGTTATCCTGACCGGATTGCAGGGCTCTTGCTTAATGCGGGAAATATGACCTTTAATGGGTTGACGAGACGCTCAAGATTCGCGGTCTATATACAATATCTTTGCTTAAAAGCCTTGTCACCATTTTCATCTAAAATGGATATCATGGCTCAGGTAACGGGGCTTATGCTTCATGACTTGCCACTAGATAGGGAACGTCTACATCAGGCTGCCTATCCTGTTTGGGTAGTTATGGGGCAAAGGGATGTTATCAGTATCAGGCATTCTAGGGAGATTTCGGAACTCTTTCCAATTCATAAGCTTTATGTCCAACGTCGAGAAGGGCATCGTCTAGCTCAACGTAAATATAAGATTTTCAATCAAATGATTCGTGAGCTTGTGAGAATTAGTCGAAAAGAGGTGGTGGCATGA